The Triticum aestivum cultivar Chinese Spring chromosome 5A, IWGSC CS RefSeq v2.1, whole genome shotgun sequence genomic sequence ATATGCCCCTACAGATTTCTCACCTGTCTTAGAACTATGTTACACTATAacagcatctacagccggacaatGCAAATTCGGCCCCTCAAACGGGCGCGTCCGCGGGCAGGCACTGACCgggtacacctcaaattagccactTTGCATCTACCTCTCTCGTATTTCATCACCTAGATCCATATAAAACATGCAAAAGTAATCCTACGTACTACATCTACGCAGTACCCTAGCTACTCTTTGTCGTCGAAGATGTCCACGACGACGGTGTCGGGCGCCAGCTGGACGGGCGGGTAGGGGGGCTTCGactcatcctcctcctgctcgacctcatccatgtaggcgaacATCTTCGCCTCGTCCACGGCCTCTTGCCCCTCCATCTCCTACGGGCGACGGCGTCTTGCCTCTGCAGCCGACACCTACCGGAGGGAATCGAGGATAGCCTACCGCTCTGTCTGCAGATCCCCTTCGCCAGCgtccccacatcctcctcctcctccttcaactcctcctccggatccactgcatccggaggtagccccgctGTGATCCGGGCTTCACGCCTtgcccggatctgctcaaggagctcaAGCTGGCGCTCCGGAGTCAGAAAATGCTCGCTCCTCACCCGGCGacgtgggggcatggctactaggtGGACAGGTGGAGTGGAAAGTGGCGGCAGCGGACATGAGAAGGAAAATGTGAATGGATGGTAGGGTTTCGGTGCCGCCAGTCGACTTAAATAGTCGGGCAATGCACTACGCGGCCCGCCGGAGCTGCGCCGTGCGGCGCCACCGGTCCGACGGAGGAGACGAGCACCAGACCGCCGGGTTTGAGGGGCGTTTCCGGTCAGGACCCTTTCGTCAGTCCGACGTATCGGATGTGCCCGGACACCCCATATCCACCTCATATTTGAGTTGGATATGAGGGATACTGGTCAGCTCGGGCGTTTGAGGGCTGTCTGAGAGGCCTGTCTGTGTCAAAAAAATATGACAGGGCAGTGACCGGGCGGCATTGCCCAAGCATTTGAGACGGGTTCGAGGGTCTGCTTGTAGATGCTCTAAGCAGAAGGGAGTGAGCAAAGTGATAGGTCTCTGGAGAAAAACAAATTGACGTACAGGCCAATCCAATGTTTACAAAGAGACCAGTTAACGAAACCGAATTGGACCAGGCAAAGCCGTTCAACCGAGTGCCTCCCGCTCGAATGGGATCAAAATCTCTGTTTCGCATCGTCacactcacacatgtattatcaaCTCAAAAGCAGAGCATTCGTGAATCGCGATTCTCCTGCAGAAAGCATTGACACACACAACAATTCGTACGAGCCACCCGCGGCTGGAGGGGACTTGAGTTGTGGTCATTGGTAGTGCATCTCGTCGAGGACGACGGCGAGCGCGACGATGAAGGCGTAGTCGATGCCGGGGTTGACGGTGACGCTGTAGGCGTTCTTGCCCAGCAGCGCGCTCACCACGGTGGACCGGCGGTCGATCCTGGCGATGACGGTGTCGGATTCGCCGAGGGAGACGGAGCAGGCGCCGTCGTGGTAGCTGCCGGTGATCCGGAAGTCGGGGGCCTGCTCGGCGTCGTTGCTGGCGAGGAAGACGCTGACCTTGGTGGACCACCGCAGCTGGATCACCGACGGCTTCACCACCGTGAACAGCAGGTCCCGCCGGCTCGTGCTGTCCCCGCGGTACACCTTCCACCGCGTGTTCATCACCAGCGCCTGGATGGAACGACCGGCCACCAACC encodes the following:
- the LOC123105623 gene encoding protein LURP-one-related 15, with product MDAVPALAVVDARFCAGDEAALAVAKTLSMSGNDFTVTDAATGALLLRVDGVLFSLRRRCLLSDAHRRPVLTVQESALVMNTRWKVYRGDSTSRRDLLFTVVKPSVIQLRWSTKVSVFLASNDAEQAPDFRITGSYHDGACSVSLGESDTVIARIDRRSTVVSALLGKNAYSVTVNPGIDYAFIVALAVVLDEMHYQ